The DNA window ttaaattgATCCACtagactttaagaaagtttctgaAGAGTTTTTACCTCTCATTCAAGGGGCTTCTTCAGTTCCAGTGTAGAGTAGCTATTTAAAACCAGTTCCCTCTACTTCTACCACTAGTTGTGTTTTTCTGACGCTCCAGAATCACTTTGCGGACCAAGAAAATTTAGGTTCTggtgtgttttaaatgaagtTCTTGAGGGCGAGGCTTACCGATGACGGCGAGGCAGACCGTGTGCTGGGCGGACCCTCGTCGGTTTCGTACTACCACTGTGTACGAGCCGGTATCAGCCAGACACGCCCGGCGGACAACCACGCTGGTTTGTGTGTCGCTGCTCCTGAGGGATATTCTGTCCCCTCCCACCAcaacctgaggaagaggaggatgaggaagaagaggtaAGATGGAGGACGACCCGAGGCGTACAGGTGAGTCTAGACTGGTTACCTTGTCTCTGTTGTAAATCCAGCAGGACGCCACCGGGAGGGAGCTGCTCCTGAAGTCACAGTGTAGCCGGGCCTCCTCCCCCACTCGGACCTCCACCTGTTCAGGTGGGTCCATAAACTCCACAGGAGGACCTGAGGAGGAGAAGTTCTCTGATTGTATTAAATCAAGATTTAAAGCTTCAACCACCAGCGTCTGGTCCTGCAGCCCACCTGTGCTGGGGGAGACCTTCGCTCTGAGGTGACCCACGTCTGTGGAAACAAGAAACAGGTGGATTCTAGGGGCGTGTCCTACACAGGCAGGCTTAAATGTTCTCTGACAAATCAGGTGTGAGCAGTCAAGTTAGGTTGGCAAACCAGATACATTTGAATGGAAGGGTGAGGAAACCgtaaaaaatcacttttaattCCCGATGAAGAGGATTAGATTCATAAAAACAACGCAAAAACGTTACAAGGTCTCACTTTAAAGTAAAGATTTCAAAACTTTACTTaaattttttagaatttttcagatattttttccTACCCTTTaaagctaaaaaataaattttagatatctcaacatattttttaaattctgactcCTCTTCCATTCCAACCTTAACTTCTGGTTGTCATTTCTAACTTAACATGTCGTGAGAGAAAGGGTCGATGGGGGAGGATGTTggaacaacaggaagtctgAACAGCCTGTAATCTACCATTGTGCTCCGTCTGTCGGCTCTTCTCTTCAGGAGCCGGAGGCGCGACCTTGAGCTTGACCTTGCCATCCAGCTCGTGATTTCTGGACGTTTCCTTCCTCGCTGTTCAAATATAAACACACCGAAGTCAGTTCAGTGTTCAGGACGGTTTACCCAGAAGCCTCGGTGCATGTGAGGAACGGACCTGTGATGTGTAACGCGGCGCTGCACGACTGCTTCCCAGCAGCGTTCTCGGCGGTGCAGGTGAAGGTCCCAGCATCTCCAGGTGAACACCGAGTCAGCGTCAGGCTGGCAACGCCGTTCCTGAAGGACGCTTTGCCCGGATGCAGGCTTTTACCTGAACAATCAAAGTATTGATGATCATTATTAAAACCTATCCAGTCGCAGGAAGCAATGTGGAGGTAGGGGTTGATGTGTTGAAGCTGCAGAACAAGTCGTCACCATTGTGTTGCCAGGAAACGCTCAGAGGCTGACTTCCTGTGATAACACCTTGAAAAGTGGCGTGGCCTCCTTCGCTGACGGTGCAGTCGCTGAGCGGCTGTTTGAAGCGAGGCGTCTGCATCGGCAGGACGGGTGTCAGTTTGGAGTCTgagcagagacaggaagttgaGGACAATAGGTGTGAGAACCAATCAGGATGGAGGGTTCACCTCATGTAAGATTAAATATCATCGGATACCAATACACCTGTTTTCGTACTCTGCACTGTAAATTCATCTCAACATACAGTAAGTTGAGAAGAGGACAAATTTTAATTGTGATTGGATCAATTTCAATGATCCATTAACCCTTTCAGGCCTTTCAGGATTTggagacttctgcatcatcaggtTGATTATTTCTGTCCTGATGTACACAATCAATACATGCATCTGCATTtcgcatgcaaaaaaaaaatatccagattTAGCAAAAATTATAGAAACTAAAGCTCATACATACAAATTCATGTAGTAAAAATGTTTGGAAAAGTTTGACAGAAGGTTCTAATTTCCAAAAAATTGTATTAATCCGGCAGTCATTTAATAATTTGTGCTTTAAAGGGTTAACTCACCCTGCTCCTGTCGTTTCCTCGGGGTGATCTTAACCGGGATGTTTTATCTGTTAACCTTCAAACTAACACCCACTACACATGAAACTAGAACACATCACAGAGCATCTGCCAACACCATCGACGCCGCCGtcaccctaaacctaaacatcTGTAAAATACTGTCCAGGCTTTGTCCAAACAGGATCCTGGAACCGCTGTTTATCAGAGCCACATCTGGAATTCCTGCCGGGATCCTTCAGAATAGTTTGGAGCGCTTGTGAGTGTTCACAATATGTGGATTCCTCTTTGAGGAGGTCATCAAAATGACTGATGTTGGGATCAGCCTCATACCAAATTAAGTCATAGCGCATTATTTTCTCTGCCTGGAAACACACTCCTGCATCTGGAACCATGTTTATCAGCAGTGGTTTATGGGTAATCATTAGAATGCGGatctgatcctgatccaggtGGAACTTCTTACCTTTCATGGAGACACAAACCCCCTGACTGACCAGGAACCTGTAGTATCTCAGAcaccagtagggggcagtgtcCCATCTCTGCTcccctggttctgattggtccgtttGTCAggaacacaacaaaacaacaggatGGATTTCCATACAACTTTGCGTTTTAGGGTACTTTTCCTATCTATGCAAAAACGGATTGACTCCCGCAACCTTTAGTGGAGGGGCGGGGTTTGAGCTCACGCCAAGTGCTGATTGGACCAAACGGGCTACTGGTTAGTTATCACCTGAGGTCACAGCATGCGGTGACCCCTGGTGGGTCGCTGACAAGACTTTCCCACCACATGAATGTTTACCCAGCAGGATTCTGACGCTGATTTGCCCTCTGGGCTGTTGGGTGGGTCTCCTGGGGGCAGTAACATgccaatgtttgtgtgtgtttgggggggaaAGGGGGGTTTGTGAGTAATTCCTCAATACTCAGAGGACATTAGTGActacaaaacatcagattaaaCACGTTAGTTCTCAGACGCTGTGAATGAAGAGAGCTACCGGTCAAACCAAATTATTTGACCCCCAATATAGATCAGATTTATTGACCAGGtctgctcctcatcatcacaccTACACATCAGTCGCTCAGACGCTGACCCAACCTCACTTTAGCGGGGTTTTCTGTCCAGGCCTCCATCTCCATCAGGGCTCCATCAACTCCCAGATGTTCTGACCCAGAATGCTCCATCAGAACCATCTAGATCAGACCCAGAGGCTCCACCGGAAACCTCTCAACATGTAGAGGatcagatggattccatcaaggaaCAGGAAATCCTgacagaggaagatgaagctggGACGACCACCATCACAAGCAGATGTCAGAGTCCACCAGAAGAAGTTCTGAATCCGTCAAGAAGCCTCCCAGATGCCCGATCGGAATCGTCGGGACGCAGCAGCTAAAGCGTCTCTAGATAGAACTTCAGATGCTGGACCAAGAGAGACAGGAAACACTTCAAGATCTGCTGTATCGATTTAAACTGATCTGATCGTATTCTCTTCATCAGCCGATGTGATTTACAAAGTGACCGTAAAATGAGGTTTAAACTGTAACCATTCTCTTGAACCGCCCCAGATTTAAATCAGATCAGGATGAACCAAAGCCTGGAGCTCCTGCAGACGTCTGAGGCTCCTCCAGGAGCTGCAGACGTTTGAGGCTCCTGATGGGAGCCGCTGAGGTCATGAACCCATCCGGTTACGGTTACAACATCGTGTTAGGTCAGCTGTTATCGGGTCGTTACCTGTCTCACTGGTGTCGCCTCCCTCTACCGTCTGGATACTGGTTCCCAGTCCACCGTCTGGATGCCTCAGCACTCGGACCCGTCTGGCGTGGGGCTTCAGGACCAGCTGGAACGTAGACACGAAGGTCTTTCTGCCGTCCTGCTCCATCCTGGGGTGGAGACGCGAACCCAGCAGGGATTTATAGCTGGAGGCGGGGGGGGCTGAATGTTCACACATCCCCTGTGGTGCCAAAGGGAGGAGCTTCTGCCTGGTGAACCCCTCCAGAAATCATGGTCCACCTCTCAGAGGAAGCATCCGGTTTCATCCAAAGGCCGATTAATGACAGGAATGTCAGCCCCCGCCACCGCCGAGGAACACatgagaggaaacaacagaggggggggcaggaagagtGTGGGAGAAGCCAAACCCCCCCCAGATGACAGCCAGAGATCCACCGGACTTCTAtcacctcctgctcctcctcatgAAGACGTGTTCTCCCAGAGTTCCCGGCGGTGGGTGTCACCGTCCACCTCGTGTAAACAGGGATCctcagtgggcggagcctcacgGGAATCTGGGAGAACCTGTCCGACCGCTCTGGGTTCAGATCCGCCGCTCACACGTCCACCAATGGCGTGGCTCCTTTTTTCTGAATGGAGGGAGAAACCATGTGACCCCATTGGTGGGTGATCGTTATCTACAGGGTGTTATCATTGGTCCCCCCCTCCCTCggggcccctgagggccccACACATGAACAGGAGTCGACTCTTTGCAACTTTAAAGTCTCAGTTTCAGTCGGCGCTGGTCAACAACAACATGACTGGAGGCACACGCTTCAGATAACACGCTAAACACGGTGACTCACAGAGGGTTAACCCTTCACCGGCAGCCTCATCCTCCTGGGGGGTGTGCTCCCCCCAACACAAATATGTTCTCTTCTTCAGGTAAACTCAGGTAAATAGAGACGTGTTGACTCACTACCAATGTAATAATATAAACTTCATCAGTGAAAATAACTCATCATTTACAGGAAGATGATTGGATGATTATCAGAATCCATGTGGGAGGGgcttaataataattcaaattaacttctattatttcataatgaataaatatacaATATCTATAAAAGTTCAAAGGAATTATGTTTgatgttggttggttggttggttggttggttggttggtttgtcagttggttggttggtagtTTGGTTGGTTAATTTGTCAGTtagttggttgtttggttggttgtttggttggttgtttggttgattGGCCTGTAGGTTGGTCGGTGGGTTGGTTGTTTGGTCAGACAGCTAGTCGATCAGTTGTTTGGGTAATTTTCGTTTCCCCCATGAAGCCAGTTAACTTCCTGtgtagggggcggggcctaaGTGAGGGCGGGGCCTTGTCAGGGCGGGGCCTGAGCCCTGCAGGACGTTCTCCTCTGTGAGGAACTATCCTGGTCTCTGATGAGCATTATTGTTCACATTGTTGTGACTGGTCTGGAAACTATTTCCTGTTTGCTGGCGGCGGGATGAGGCTGGGGAGGCGATGACTAGAAAGGTttaaaaaccaacaaataaaacaacacgaCCATCCGACACTAGACGACCAAATAAGGTGAACACATGACCTGCAGCCTAGAAGCTGTTCTTCATAGATGGAGCCTCCAGAAcagtcattcactggacgctcGCTTCTCTTTTCTCAACCGGAAGTTTCTCCTTATCTGTCAGAAATCTGAAGGGATTTTTGTTCAGTCTTAAAATTCAAAACAGGAAGGGCAGAGAGTGggaaaaacaccccccccccctttgtgaaGGAGAAATCCAATTATGGAAATTGTTTCACTTCCCCTCACAAGAAATTCTTCAAAGGGACGTGGCGACCCACAATCCCCTGCAAACAGAGGCTTTCTGTGTCCTTCTGGTCAAACAGAGTGATGGGAGGACAAACGGAGGAGTGGGCCCCCCAGGCCGGAAAACTCCACCAAAATCCTGAAGTCAAACTTTTAGAGGCACAAAGCAGATTGTAGTAGTGGAGggaagagcagaaaaaaacttgaatggacagagagaaaagacCAGAGGATGCTGGGAGTTTGTCGCCAGCAGCCGGCGGCGCGTTGGGGGGGGTCCAGACCGATGCATCCATCAGTCCCCCAGCTCCTGGAGTCGGATCAGGATCCCAACCGAATATGGGAGAGATTTTGGGAAGAGTCCCAACTGAGTTTACAGATTTAAGTGAGAAAAGTGACAGAAGTTCAAACTCCTCTTTGACCTGATTTCACAGCCTGAGCCGAGAGTCGTGATTGGCTGattcctgttgtgtgtttgacctttaacctcctGTAAACAATGGAATAGTTTCAGTGCAAATATTTGTCTGCTGTTAGAGTGAAGGTGTGATTCCACTGTgatttgttgttcttttgttcCGGTTAGCTGCTTTTTGATCGCTAGCGTTAGCCCAACAGGCTAATGTTCATGTTTTCCccttaaataatttaatgaaacaaaaatgtataaccagtaaaaaaaacacaaaaatcatcCTCTgcatattaatttatttgatgaaGTTCATTAAATGCTCGTGAGAAAATGTCGGCTATGGTAATACAGACATTTGAAATAGAGTATGGCAGAACTGATAATAAAGTTTATCTCATGCTGTTTCCCTGAGGAGGTGGAACGCaagattaattaaattttacagGGAGAGAAAAACCTTTTCTGACCCATCTTCGAGTTTATTTGCTGCCAGGAACTTATAACCTTCACacctttatattatataattgtgCAGCATTAGTTGGGCTGTTTGTGTCTggacataaaattaaaaagttgaAGCACAGATGATTTTTCTACATCACAtgaattattttcttctgttcttatttcgcatattttaaatttgtttttattcaagtttGTCTTTCTTGAGCTTGTTTTTTCCTTGGAATATTagttatataataaaaataataaaattgggAAATTATTTCCATGAAATCAAAACACGTAGATGTGAACAAAAATTAGTTAAAATCATTCCATATTTTTCAAGAGAAACTGTTCATAATTCCAAAAAATAAcgataatataatatttttcctgtattttgCAATTCTCTTTTCATGTACAGTACAACCATTTAAGTagtaaactacatttcccagaaaCCCTCAAACTAAAGGAAACGCGTCCGTTCTTTTAATTGGTCCGACTGGTGTCAACACTGGAAACGTGAGCGCGTCGAGCCAGAAAACAGCTTCTCCATCCATCTTTAACGGTCATATTGAGGCTACAAGCAACAATAAGTaattaatttgtgatttttattgtaaatatagaaactgttttattaaattCCACTTAATAAAACAACTGAGTAGCCAAAGTTAGCTGCTAGCTAGTGAAGGCTCCACTCCAGCTGCGGAGAGACGGGTTCGTGTTTAGCAGCTAAAGGAATAACAAATCGACATTTAATCCGGGTTGAatttgtcaaattaaaaatattaatcttttaatttaaagttcTCGTTTTTAGCTAACAAAGGTATTTATTGAAGCATTCGGTTGTCCTCCATGAGTGTTCTCCTCTGGTCCCTGTAGCACCATCATGTCGGAGGCGGTGGTCCAGCGGATCCAGGAGCTGGAGGCCGAGCTggggaggctgaggtctcagctGAAGGCCGACATGGAGCTGGACCCCCACCCGTCTCCCCAGGCAGAAGGAAAACCCAATGGAACCAGCAAAAAGGGCAAGAAGGCAGGCAAAGAGCGTGCCTTTGACTTCTCCGCCCACCCCCGGCGCCACGTGGCCCTCCGGCTGGCCTACCTGGGGTGGGACTACCAGGGGTTTGCGGTGCAGGAGAACACAGACAACACGGTGGAGGCCAGGCTGTTCGAAGCGCTGCTGAAGACGCGCCTCATCCAGGACCGACAGAGCTCCAACTACCACCGCTGTGGTCGCACCGATAAGGGCGTCAGCGCGTTCTCTCAGGTGGGTTCACTGGGGGTAAAAACTGTCCTATCCGCCCCCCTCCATCCTGAGGGAAAATCAGGTGAAAGTTGTAGATAATGTTCCCATCTTTCCTTCCCGGTAATCGTTCatccgctgctcctccacaggTCATTACCATAGATCTGCGCTCCACACAGTTTTGTGGAGGTCTGGGCGTCACGGTCCCGGAGAACACGGATGCAGGAAGCAGAACCAAAGCCGACGGCGCTGAGCTTCCTTACGTGAAGATGCTGAACAGAGTTCTTCCTCCAGACATCAGGGTGTTGGACTGGGCTCCGGCAGCAGAAGGCTTCAGCGCTCGCTTCGACTGCCAGTCGCGCACCTACCGCTACTACTTCCCCCGAGGATCCCTGGACGTGGAGCTGATGGCGGAGGCCGCAAAgaggtgggtggaggtgaggcgCTGATGTCACCCCTAAAAGGTCACAGCCCTGATTCCAGGATCTCCCCCAACCCTACAGGTACGAGGGCACTCATGACTTTAGGAACCTGTGCAAAATGGACGTGGGTAACGGCGTCCTGCAGTTTGAGAGGACCATTGTGTCGGCGTCAGTCCGGCCCGTGCGTCCCCAGCACACCTCCAGTACCGACCTCTACATATTTGAGGTCACAGGAGTGGC is part of the Antennarius striatus isolate MH-2024 chromosome 21, ASM4005453v1, whole genome shotgun sequence genome and encodes:
- the pus3 gene encoding tRNA pseudouridine(38/39) synthase translates to MSEAVVQRIQELEAELGRLRSQLKADMELDPHPSPQAEGKPNGTSKKGKKAGKERAFDFSAHPRRHVALRLAYLGWDYQGFAVQENTDNTVEARLFEALLKTRLIQDRQSSNYHRCGRTDKGVSAFSQVITIDLRSTQFCGGLGVTVPENTDAGSRTKADGAELPYVKMLNRVLPPDIRVLDWAPAAEGFSARFDCQSRTYRYYFPRGSLDVELMAEAAKRYEGTHDFRNLCKMDVGNGVLQFERTIVSASVRPVRPQHTSSTDLYIFEVTGVAFLYHQVRCMMALLLLIGQKMEAPEIINHLLDVQRNPRKPQYSMAVDFPLVLHDCRFEGLSWRQEDEELNHVLSVLGQHWTQSAVRTHVLQGMMQELEVKGGVPSDHCCLVEGTRQRNYRPLLERPCCESLESRINHFVKRGRLEWEEGENGGGTLHRGKRSKQSQSSPSRPVSAETLSKESLDEKLD